A window from Corynebacterium urogenitale encodes these proteins:
- a CDS encoding response regulator transcription factor, whose amino-acid sequence MADRTPTTATPPGRVLVVDDEQPLAQMVASYLIRAGFDTRQAHTGTQAVDEARRFSPDVVVLDLGLPELDGLEVCRRIRTFSDCYILMLTARGSEDDKISGLTLGADDYITKPFSIRELVTRVYAVLRRPRTSTTPPQVTTPLIVGDLILDPVAHQVRVGETTVELTRTEFELLVALALRPGQVLTRHDLVSEVWDTTWVGDERIVDVHIGNLRRKLGTDTRGRGFIDTVRGVGYRVGQP is encoded by the coding sequence ATGGCTGACCGCACACCGACCACCGCCACGCCCCCGGGGCGGGTGCTGGTCGTCGATGATGAACAACCCCTAGCTCAGATGGTGGCTTCTTACCTCATCCGGGCCGGCTTCGATACCCGCCAGGCGCACACCGGCACCCAGGCCGTGGACGAGGCCCGTCGCTTTTCCCCCGATGTTGTGGTGCTGGATCTGGGGCTGCCCGAACTCGACGGCCTGGAGGTGTGCCGACGGATCCGCACCTTCTCGGACTGCTACATCCTCATGCTCACCGCGCGTGGCAGCGAGGACGACAAGATCAGCGGTTTGACCTTGGGGGCGGATGACTACATCACCAAACCTTTTAGCATCCGGGAACTGGTGACCCGGGTGTATGCGGTGCTGCGCCGCCCGCGCACCAGCACCACCCCACCGCAGGTGACCACTCCCTTGATCGTTGGTGACCTCATCCTTGACCCCGTCGCCCATCAGGTGCGGGTGGGGGAGACGACCGTGGAGCTCACCCGCACGGAGTTCGAGCTGCTGGTTGCCCTGGCCCTGCGCCCCGGCCAGGTGCTGACCCGCCACGACCTGGTCTCCGAGGTCTGGGACACCACCTGGGTCGGTGATGAACGCATCGTCGATGTCCACATCGGCAACTTGCGTCGCAAGCTCGGCACCGACACCCGGGGCCGGGGGTTTATCGACACCGTGCGTGGCGTGGGCTACCGGGTGGGGCAGCCATGA
- a CDS encoding CueP family metal-binding protein, translating to MNRAAIAAAALALALAGCSATDPEPTADGTVSQNTFLTTHGLAAMDAVEIIDHLDRQKVTERPTDLIASVRADELLLSSDDQEVVVDLPDNQTYVSIAPYLTSTHDCFYHSLTTCLGELDNEDIQVTITDEATGEVLVDEATTTFDNGFIGFWLPDDVTGLIEVSYQGRTGTTEFSTADDGATCVTDLHLT from the coding sequence GTGAACCGAGCAGCGATCGCAGCCGCCGCCCTTGCCCTCGCCCTCGCGGGGTGTTCGGCCACCGACCCGGAACCCACCGCCGACGGGACGGTGTCCCAGAATACATTCCTGACTACCCATGGCCTGGCCGCCATGGACGCGGTGGAGATCATTGATCACCTCGACCGGCAGAAGGTCACTGAGCGCCCCACGGATCTGATCGCCTCCGTGCGTGCCGATGAACTGCTGCTCTCGAGCGATGACCAGGAAGTCGTGGTCGATCTTCCCGACAATCAGACGTATGTCTCGATCGCCCCCTATCTCACCTCCACCCACGACTGCTTCTACCACAGCCTCACGACCTGCCTGGGGGAACTCGACAATGAGGACATCCAGGTCACGATCACCGATGAGGCGACCGGTGAGGTGCTGGTGGACGAGGCGACAACCACCTTCGACAACGGGTTTATTGGCTTCTGGCTTCCCGATGATGTCACCGGCCTGATTGAGGTCAGCTACCAGGGGCGTACCGGCACCACGGAGTTTTCCACCGCCGACGACGGTGCCACCTGTGTCACAGACCTGCACCTGACGTGA
- a CDS encoding multicopper oxidase family protein: protein MINGFSRRQFLLGGLVLAGTGAVAACTSDPGPAASAPGSSLRPTPTPNALGEPTVRRTLTARPLSLDIGGIEAKTWGYVSDTGDAAIEATAGDVLQVDVTNELPESTSIHWHGIALHNAADGVPGMTQDPIEPGESFSYVFEVPHGGTYFYHSHSGLQLDRGLHAPLIVRDPQDAEDQDVEWTIVLDDWVDGIQGTPDDELDKLTGMGSGDHNGKKGMGGHGHMMHGTPDRVLGGDAGDVMYPHYLINGRIPRAHRTFEARPGDKARLRFINSGGDTIFKVALGGHRMTVTHTDGFPVQPWETESIYLSMGERVDVEVILGDGVFPLTALAVGKDDRAFAVIRTAGGQAPRPDVDFPELSSTGLLLSSLKPADRALLPEGTPDREVSIDLGGQMMPYEWRILTDGQSSSATVQEGQRLRMVMRNRTMMPHPMHIHGHTWALPGSGGLRKDTVLLRHGETMIADLIADNPGEWAFHCHNAYHMETGMVSSLRYE from the coding sequence ATGATAAACGGATTTTCCCGACGACAGTTTCTGCTCGGCGGGCTCGTCCTCGCCGGCACCGGGGCCGTGGCCGCCTGCACCAGCGACCCTGGACCCGCTGCCTCGGCACCAGGTTCCTCCCTTCGCCCCACTCCCACCCCCAATGCGCTCGGTGAGCCGACGGTGCGCCGGACACTGACCGCCCGGCCCCTCTCTCTGGATATCGGCGGCATCGAAGCCAAGACGTGGGGATACGTCTCTGACACCGGGGATGCGGCCATTGAGGCCACCGCCGGCGACGTCCTCCAGGTCGATGTCACCAATGAACTGCCTGAGAGCACCTCCATCCATTGGCATGGCATCGCACTCCACAACGCAGCCGACGGTGTGCCCGGCATGACCCAGGACCCCATTGAACCTGGCGAGTCTTTCTCCTATGTTTTTGAAGTCCCCCACGGTGGCACCTACTTCTACCATTCCCACAGCGGCCTGCAGCTTGATCGCGGTCTCCACGCCCCACTGATCGTCCGTGACCCGCAAGACGCTGAGGACCAGGACGTCGAGTGGACCATCGTGCTCGACGACTGGGTCGATGGCATTCAGGGCACTCCCGACGATGAGCTCGACAAGCTCACCGGAATGGGTTCGGGCGACCATAACGGGAAGAAGGGGATGGGAGGTCACGGCCATATGATGCACGGCACCCCGGACCGGGTACTGGGCGGGGATGCCGGCGATGTGATGTATCCGCACTACCTCATCAACGGACGTATCCCCCGTGCTCACCGGACCTTCGAGGCTCGCCCGGGCGACAAAGCCCGCCTGCGGTTCATCAATTCCGGCGGTGACACCATCTTCAAGGTGGCCCTCGGTGGTCACCGCATGACCGTCACCCACACCGACGGCTTCCCTGTCCAGCCCTGGGAGACCGAATCGATCTACCTGTCGATGGGCGAGCGTGTCGACGTCGAGGTCATCCTCGGCGACGGCGTCTTCCCGCTCACGGCTTTGGCGGTGGGTAAGGACGACCGCGCCTTCGCCGTCATCCGCACCGCCGGCGGCCAGGCCCCCCGCCCCGATGTTGACTTCCCCGAGTTGTCGTCCACCGGACTGCTTCTGTCCTCCCTGAAGCCAGCAGACCGTGCACTCCTGCCCGAGGGCACACCAGACCGAGAAGTCAGCATCGACCTGGGCGGGCAGATGATGCCATATGAATGGCGCATTCTCACCGACGGCCAATCCTCCTCCGCGACCGTGCAGGAGGGCCAGCGCCTGCGGATGGTCATGCGCAACAGGACCATGATGCCCCATCCCATGCACATCCACGGCCACACGTGGGCGCTGCCCGGCAGCGGCGGACTACGCAAGGACACCGTCCTTCTCCGCCACGGTGAAACCATGATCGCCGACCTGATCGCTGACAACCCCGGGGAGTGGGCATTTCACTGCCATAACGCCTATCACATGGAAACCGGGATGGTCAGCTCGCTTCGCTACGAGTAA
- a CDS encoding 3'-5' exonuclease: MGLLENLLNRYTPRTSGTPVFAVIDTETTGFNKRYDHIIELAAVRADAYFKPVDSWHTLLNPDTNAVSTTRGTPPPTSALNPAVGVTRSEAS, from the coding sequence ATGGGCCTTTTAGAAAACCTCCTCAACCGCTACACCCCGCGCACATCGGGCACGCCGGTCTTTGCAGTCATTGATACCGAAACCACCGGCTTTAACAAGCGCTACGACCACATCATTGAACTTGCTGCCGTGCGCGCTGACGCATACTTCAAACCCGTCGACTCCTGGCACACACTGCTCAACCCTGACACCAACGCCGTGTCCACTACTCGGGGGACACCCCCGCCCACCTCGGCGCTCAACCCTGCTGTGGGGGTTACTCGTAGCGAAGCGAGCTGA
- a CDS encoding abortive infection family protein, which translates to MNGRGGMDPKELVPVGIRVFVRDMTSGIVLREIRSMWESEGFSEPSSIEPIGGERVSLYEAYIRQVDWTSHGEVARALRVFQETLLEVWNGWSEEYLVNRDREFDKLTGKIEAAGLEVSDKWLIQLPQSLEISPEDLKGLTDPGAIFVHLDRLSGALRDSDPELVIGQAKELVETTAKLILNERKVEYDPKLEMRPLLRKAQHSIGLWDGNQQLGPDKLQAVRQILNGAGNVAMGLAELRNSYGTGHGPGSLRSGLEQRHAELAVNAARLWCEMMLTTLSSETAPWRFENPNG; encoded by the coding sequence ATGAATGGTAGAGGTGGAATGGACCCGAAAGAGCTTGTGCCTGTAGGTATTCGTGTCTTTGTGCGTGATATGACCAGCGGCATTGTGCTTCGTGAAATTCGAAGCATGTGGGAGTCGGAGGGATTTTCTGAGCCTTCTTCGATAGAACCAATCGGAGGGGAGAGGGTGTCCTTGTATGAAGCATATATTCGTCAAGTCGACTGGACGTCTCACGGAGAGGTCGCACGTGCTCTAAGGGTCTTTCAAGAAACTCTGTTGGAAGTTTGGAATGGATGGTCAGAAGAATACCTGGTTAACCGTGACAGAGAGTTTGACAAGCTCACGGGCAAAATTGAGGCTGCGGGTCTTGAAGTTTCGGACAAGTGGCTGATTCAGTTGCCGCAGAGTCTTGAGATTTCGCCGGAAGATTTGAAAGGTTTAACCGATCCGGGTGCTATTTTTGTCCACTTAGATCGTCTGTCTGGGGCCTTACGCGATTCGGATCCAGAATTGGTTATTGGGCAAGCGAAGGAACTTGTTGAAACCACCGCAAAGTTGATTCTCAACGAGCGAAAGGTTGAATACGATCCGAAACTCGAAATGAGACCTTTACTCAGAAAAGCCCAGCACTCCATTGGATTGTGGGACGGAAATCAACAGCTCGGACCGGACAAACTTCAGGCTGTAAGGCAGATACTTAATGGTGCCGGTAATGTTGCCATGGGTCTTGCCGAACTGCGCAACAGTTATGGGACTGGGCACGGACCTGGGAGTTTAAGGTCAGGTTTAGAGCAGCGGCATGCGGAGCTGGCTGTGAATGCGGCTCGTCTTTGGTGTGAGATGATGCTTACAACCTTATCCTCCGAAACCGCGCCTTGGCGTTTTGAGAATCCGAACGGGTGA
- a CDS encoding restriction endonuclease yields the protein MNLARSTSAFNVEKLNSGAGSAQSFISRLLTQAQAVITAVELATLGNLPAVSDATAFASCALFQSDAQTRGAERAIIVTSSRFTCPARKAATSTFFTVDLINGDRLVELIHADCESGVQLRPTADTRRFFKFK from the coding sequence ATGAACCTCGCAAGATCCACCAGTGCCTTTAACGTTGAAAAACTTAATTCCGGTGCTGGTTCGGCGCAATCCTTTATATCCCGCTTGTTAACCCAAGCCCAAGCTGTAATCACCGCAGTTGAACTTGCAACGTTAGGAAACCTACCGGCAGTCTCGGACGCCACGGCATTTGCATCCTGTGCGTTGTTCCAAAGTGACGCTCAGACAAGGGGCGCAGAACGCGCAATCATCGTGACCTCGAGCCGCTTTACCTGCCCCGCCCGTAAGGCGGCAACGTCTACGTTTTTTACGGTTGATCTCATCAATGGCGACCGCCTTGTTGAGCTGATTCATGCTGACTGCGAATCCGGCGTGCAACTACGGCCAACTGCCGATACTCGACGGTTCTTCAAGTTCAAGTAG
- a CDS encoding LGFP repeat-containing protein → MGTIKGAIYDKWVSIGAKKGVLGYPTTDEITTPDGVGRFNRFTGGMMYWHPQHGAHDVRGLPLTIWSLRGYEKSEWRYPTGSAEEDSDAPVLIRQNFSKKQLDARKVIDSAGASPANGKMINNFVLELLDSRGLTLSTNSARRDSIEQQTLTRASSKCPLPDSSQEHYGGITIPQDYDYWACFEESKHWKGIGRHDYCTNSPDQFPSPGQNAEFSGGCARHDMCMDTMEEMGLGYGSCNKQLHRDMDTICTNVYGSFDPRRHGCRDFKETYWTAVTARHINNL, encoded by the coding sequence TTGGGAACGATTAAGGGTGCGATCTACGACAAGTGGGTATCGATTGGGGCAAAAAAGGGTGTGTTGGGCTATCCAACAACTGATGAGATCACCACACCAGATGGAGTTGGCCGGTTTAATCGGTTTACCGGCGGAATGATGTACTGGCATCCACAGCACGGAGCGCATGATGTTCGAGGGCTACCACTGACAATCTGGTCGCTAAGAGGATATGAAAAATCAGAGTGGCGTTACCCAACAGGGTCGGCTGAGGAAGATTCTGATGCCCCTGTGCTCATTAGGCAGAATTTTTCTAAGAAACAACTGGACGCTCGAAAAGTGATTGATTCCGCCGGGGCATCTCCGGCTAATGGGAAGATGATTAATAATTTCGTTCTGGAGCTTTTAGACTCGAGAGGACTGACTCTTTCAACGAATTCCGCACGTAGGGATTCGATAGAACAACAGACTTTGACACGCGCAAGCAGTAAATGCCCACTGCCTGATTCCAGCCAAGAACACTATGGCGGTATTACTATCCCCCAAGACTATGACTACTGGGCGTGCTTTGAAGAAAGCAAACACTGGAAGGGCATTGGACGTCACGACTACTGTACAAATTCTCCAGATCAGTTCCCGTCTCCCGGTCAAAATGCCGAATTTAGTGGCGGCTGCGCACGACACGACATGTGCATGGACACAATGGAAGAGATGGGTCTCGGTTACGGCTCGTGTAATAAACAGCTACATCGAGATATGGACACAATCTGCACAAATGTCTACGGTAGTTTTGATCCTAGACGTCACGGTTGCAGAGATTTCAAAGAAACCTACTGGACGGCTGTAACCGCACGTCATATCAACAATCTTTGA
- a CDS encoding LGFP repeat-containing protein, with amino-acid sequence MTKPSRFISALLFTLTLGVGLTPSAQAQPTQPPAAAGAIVDNNADYAATEREDLEPAEPGFNDNNVDNDAGADWKPTENPKSTVIPGQMRSDIEGVPAGFTKEEADTAEVQEAQEQATTRRMGVQTFAAAVPTNCRTYWPSPFKVCGEIRKKYDALGGPNSFLTWPKSDELGVPDGVGRRNEFVNGFIYWHPNYGAHPVTTHFSIAWDRTGWERGALGYPTSDEIALPDGIGRRQSFSKGHI; translated from the coding sequence ATGACCAAGCCATCTCGCTTTATCTCTGCCCTACTGTTCACCCTCACCCTCGGCGTGGGTCTCACCCCGTCCGCGCAAGCACAGCCCACACAGCCACCAGCAGCAGCCGGCGCAATAGTTGACAACAACGCAGATTACGCCGCAACTGAGCGCGAAGATCTCGAGCCGGCTGAACCGGGCTTCAACGACAACAACGTTGACAACGATGCTGGCGCCGACTGGAAACCGACCGAAAACCCCAAGAGCACGGTCATCCCAGGACAAATGCGCTCGGATATAGAGGGCGTGCCTGCTGGTTTCACCAAGGAGGAAGCCGACACAGCCGAGGTTCAGGAAGCTCAAGAACAAGCCACTACGCGCCGCATGGGTGTACAAACCTTCGCAGCGGCCGTACCGACGAATTGCCGCACCTACTGGCCTTCTCCTTTTAAGGTCTGTGGCGAGATCCGTAAAAAGTACGACGCCTTAGGAGGCCCGAATAGTTTTCTCACGTGGCCAAAATCTGACGAGCTGGGGGTTCCGGACGGAGTTGGACGCCGTAATGAGTTCGTCAATGGCTTCATCTACTGGCACCCCAACTACGGCGCACATCCTGTGACGACGCACTTCTCGATCGCGTGGGATCGCACAGGTTGGGAACGCGGCGCATTGGGATACCCCACAAGCGATGAAATCGCTCTGCCAGACGGGATCGGGCGAAGGCAGTCCTTCTCGAAGGGTCATATTTAG
- a CDS encoding RidA family protein, with protein MNHHFSSQLHQSSAPFSHFAESDGWGFTSGIIGQDRTNGAVVSQDTEVQCEYMMENLKILLNEVGRDFQDVVRTTIYLTDYADFDAINEVYARYFSQPYPVRTTLQVAALPLGAAVQIDTVVKVV; from the coding sequence ATGAATCACCACTTTAGTTCTCAACTCCACCAGTCCAGTGCGCCGTTCTCTCACTTCGCTGAGTCGGACGGTTGGGGCTTCACCTCTGGGATCATCGGCCAAGATCGCACGAACGGTGCCGTGGTCTCGCAAGACACTGAGGTTCAGTGTGAATACATGATGGAAAATCTCAAGATCCTACTGAATGAAGTGGGTCGGGACTTCCAGGATGTAGTCCGCACAACTATCTACCTCACGGACTACGCCGATTTCGATGCCATCAATGAGGTCTACGCCCGGTATTTTTCTCAGCCGTACCCAGTGCGCACAACGCTGCAAGTAGCAGCGCTTCCTTTGGGAGCTGCAGTGCAGATCGACACAGTAGTCAAAGTGGTCTGA
- a CDS encoding YbfB/YjiJ family MFS transporter produces the protein MSDSSLAAKGTLGLSVAMGIGRFFYTPLLPIMMVALNWSDSVASWIAAANYLGYLLGSVALSRNWLSATTALYRGSMVISTLLLAAMAMTDNSAVHVVLRLIAGAASAAIFVCVTQFVNQNVHTPSHVGVVYGGVGLGITVSGLVAWLLGHSMSWSQLWLVAAAISAIFTAVAWQWPVNRKTAISPSTSVSSDARTAEDLSRAFRLLDAGYFFQGFGYIIIGTYLVVLAGPVFGSAAAAITWVVAGIAAVPSPYLWSSLAERFGRRRALLSCYVLQVIGAVAAIFGTSTVLLIVASILFGATFMGVTMLTISTGVAHGISGGSARLTSWYSLGQVAGPAIIGLVFADSITASFIVAAIAIAVGLLTVQLSRL, from the coding sequence ATGTCGGATTCATCCCTCGCCGCAAAAGGCACATTAGGCCTCTCGGTGGCGATGGGTATTGGACGGTTCTTCTATACTCCTCTGCTTCCCATCATGATGGTGGCACTGAATTGGTCCGACTCAGTGGCTTCGTGGATAGCGGCGGCAAACTACCTTGGATACCTGCTTGGTTCGGTGGCGCTATCGAGAAATTGGCTTTCCGCCACTACCGCGCTGTATCGCGGGTCGATGGTCATTTCTACGCTGTTGCTTGCTGCAATGGCGATGACCGACAATTCGGCGGTGCATGTTGTGTTGCGCTTGATAGCCGGAGCAGCGTCAGCCGCAATCTTCGTGTGCGTCACCCAATTCGTGAACCAGAACGTGCACACGCCATCCCACGTCGGAGTGGTTTACGGCGGAGTTGGTCTCGGTATTACCGTCTCTGGTCTTGTTGCTTGGTTGCTGGGACACTCGATGAGTTGGTCGCAACTCTGGCTGGTAGCAGCCGCGATCAGCGCAATCTTCACTGCTGTTGCGTGGCAGTGGCCGGTCAACAGGAAAACAGCAATATCGCCATCTACGAGCGTGTCGTCGGACGCTCGGACTGCTGAGGATCTCAGTAGAGCTTTTCGCTTGCTGGATGCAGGCTACTTCTTCCAAGGGTTCGGATACATCATCATTGGTACGTACCTGGTGGTTCTGGCCGGACCTGTTTTCGGTTCAGCGGCCGCAGCCATCACCTGGGTAGTCGCCGGCATTGCTGCGGTGCCGTCCCCGTACCTCTGGTCTTCCCTGGCTGAACGTTTTGGACGTAGGAGAGCCCTGCTGAGTTGCTACGTTCTCCAAGTCATTGGTGCTGTGGCTGCTATTTTCGGGACTTCGACGGTGCTGCTCATTGTTGCTTCGATTTTGTTCGGTGCGACCTTCATGGGCGTGACCATGCTGACTATCTCTACCGGTGTGGCACATGGCATCTCTGGTGGGTCGGCGCGACTCACCAGTTGGTACAGCCTAGGACAGGTTGCAGGCCCGGCGATCATTGGATTGGTGTTCGCTGATTCCATCACGGCCTCATTCATCGTTGCGGCCATCGCAATTGCTGTCGGACTGCTGACGGTTCAATTGTCGCGTCTGTAG
- a CDS encoding GNAT family N-acetyltransferase, whose translation MSLNWPLDCAHLADEPANLTTVTEDSNSTTALTTTTTSPRLELVELATAVKDADVMRDYVATCQDPLILEFTHVPEGYTEAMAQEFVNQPGTVRWAILADDRYAGNIEVRLIDEGARCVDVGYMTSPQFRGQGIMTRALRMVLNYCFDQGVHRFEGKAAVHNAASRHVMEQAGMRFEGIARGAEYLHGSYNDLAVYGRLATDEEGNEA comes from the coding sequence ATGTCACTCAACTGGCCGCTCGACTGCGCGCATCTTGCGGACGAACCCGCAAACCTCACCACCGTTACCGAGGATTCAAACTCAACCACTGCCCTCACCACCACGACGACCTCACCCCGCCTGGAGCTGGTGGAACTCGCCACCGCGGTCAAAGATGCCGACGTGATGCGGGACTACGTTGCTACCTGCCAGGATCCACTCATCCTCGAGTTCACACACGTCCCCGAGGGCTACACCGAGGCGATGGCCCAGGAGTTCGTTAACCAACCGGGCACTGTCCGCTGGGCGATCCTCGCGGATGACCGCTACGCCGGCAATATTGAGGTACGCCTCATCGACGAGGGTGCGCGGTGTGTTGATGTGGGTTACATGACCTCCCCGCAGTTCCGGGGCCAAGGAATCATGACCCGCGCGCTGAGGATGGTTCTCAACTACTGCTTTGACCAGGGCGTTCACCGCTTCGAGGGCAAGGCCGCCGTGCACAATGCAGCCTCCCGCCACGTCATGGAGCAAGCGGGCATGCGCTTCGAAGGCATCGCGCGCGGGGCGGAATATCTCCACGGCAGCTACAACGATCTCGCCGTGTACGGCAGACTCGCCACGGATGAGGAAGGGAACGAAGCCTAG
- a CDS encoding RNA polymerase sigma factor yields MSTPSADDQRQFTLTYNETYTKVLAYLRRRSDADTAADLTAEVFVRAWRSREALWDAKHELAWLYGVARNVLLEFYRQRDHDQQGISALEGGASTQRTGGLPQVEHAAPDVTASVDSALDISRTLTSLTRSDQELLTLHAWEGLDAPQIAEVLGIAPGTARVHLHRARSRLAGALAGTPQTHYGSKATR; encoded by the coding sequence TTGAGTACACCCTCCGCGGACGATCAGCGCCAATTCACGCTGACGTATAACGAGACCTATACCAAGGTTCTCGCGTACCTGCGCCGTCGCAGCGATGCGGATACTGCCGCCGACCTCACAGCGGAGGTCTTCGTCCGCGCGTGGCGCTCGCGCGAAGCTCTGTGGGATGCGAAGCACGAATTGGCGTGGCTGTACGGAGTGGCCCGCAACGTCTTGCTGGAGTTCTACCGCCAGCGCGACCACGACCAGCAGGGAATCAGTGCCCTGGAAGGTGGTGCGAGCACTCAGCGCACCGGTGGACTCCCGCAGGTGGAGCACGCCGCTCCGGATGTCACAGCCTCCGTTGATTCCGCACTCGACATCTCCCGCACCCTCACCTCACTGACCCGTTCCGACCAGGAACTACTCACTCTCCACGCCTGGGAAGGGCTCGACGCCCCACAGATTGCCGAGGTCCTCGGCATCGCACCCGGTACCGCCCGCGTCCACCTGCACAGGGCCAGGTCACGGCTGGCGGGTGCACTGGCGGGAACCCCACAGACTCACTACGGCAGCAAGGCGACACGATGA
- a CDS encoding glycosyltransferase family protein, with the protein MERNTPLFTELDERRPIMNAPDTARRITDCAPGTVATQQPIKVVLYSHDSMGIGHVRRNLALAHQLVRDLPQLTGRPIAGLIVSGLADATAFNLPRGFDWLFIPSITKGHNGYCARNLAQSMDRVISLRSMIIETTLATFRPDLVIVDRHILGVQKELQEPLRRLKREKPKSRIILGLREILDAPAIAAAEWECLDAREDLETLIDQVWLFGDRAVHDPTTTGEIPMYLCDRLRFTGYLSTGRDLFEHDQRSAGDEPFILTTVGGGADGQELLQRALPMSVPSGHRHIVIAGPQLEDNEFRTLQRLAGPATEVHRSWPGLSRMISRAAAVISMGGYNTCAEILATSTPALIVPREEPRVEQLIRARCLFDATAADYHRIHTLTTDFLSQWAESAVTRRVDRSHIQRDGLARMAEFAAEILANDETLLNDEPLPDGGTDHKSVFTIPVHAGVSA; encoded by the coding sequence GTGGAGCGCAACACTCCACTCTTCACCGAGTTAGATGAACGCAGGCCCATCATGAACGCACCAGACACCGCTCGCCGCATCACCGACTGCGCGCCGGGCACCGTGGCGACGCAGCAGCCTATCAAGGTTGTGCTCTACAGCCACGATTCGATGGGGATCGGCCACGTGCGCCGTAACCTTGCCCTGGCCCACCAACTCGTCCGCGACCTTCCGCAGCTCACCGGCCGCCCCATCGCAGGGCTGATCGTCTCCGGGCTTGCCGATGCCACCGCTTTCAACCTGCCCCGCGGGTTCGACTGGCTGTTCATTCCAAGCATCACCAAAGGTCATAACGGCTATTGCGCACGCAACCTCGCCCAGTCCATGGACCGCGTCATCTCTCTGCGGTCCATGATCATCGAGACCACCCTGGCGACCTTCCGCCCAGATCTGGTGATCGTGGACCGTCACATTCTCGGTGTGCAGAAGGAACTACAGGAACCGCTCCGCAGGCTCAAGCGTGAAAAGCCCAAATCGCGCATCATCCTGGGCCTGCGCGAGATCCTGGACGCCCCCGCCATCGCCGCTGCAGAGTGGGAGTGCCTTGATGCTCGTGAAGATCTGGAAACGTTGATCGATCAGGTGTGGCTCTTCGGCGACCGTGCCGTGCATGACCCCACGACCACCGGAGAAATCCCCATGTATCTGTGCGATCGCCTCCGCTTCACCGGTTATCTCTCCACTGGCCGGGATCTTTTCGAGCACGATCAGCGTTCGGCCGGCGACGAGCCTTTCATCCTCACCACCGTCGGTGGTGGCGCTGATGGCCAAGAGCTGTTGCAGCGGGCACTGCCCATGAGCGTTCCCTCTGGTCACCGGCACATCGTCATCGCAGGTCCCCAGCTGGAGGACAACGAGTTCCGCACCCTCCAACGCTTGGCCGGGCCCGCCACGGAAGTTCACCGCTCGTGGCCCGGATTGTCCCGCATGATCTCCCGCGCCGCTGCCGTGATTTCCATGGGCGGGTACAACACCTGCGCGGAGATCCTCGCTACCTCCACGCCGGCTCTCATCGTGCCCCGCGAGGAGCCGCGCGTTGAGCAGCTCATCCGAGCACGTTGTTTATTCGACGCCACCGCCGCCGACTACCACCGCATCCACACGCTGACCACGGATTTCCTCTCCCAGTGGGCGGAAAGCGCGGTGACTCGCCGAGTGGATCGTTCCCACATTCAACGTGATGGTCTGGCACGCATGGCTGAGTTCGCTGCTGAGATTCTGGCCAACGATGAGACTCTGCTCAACGATGAGCCTCTGCCCGACGGTGGGACTGACCACAAAAGTGTTTTCACCATCCCAGTACACGCAGGAGTAAGCGCATGA